Genomic DNA from Sporosarcina sp. ANT_H38:
ATTAATCGACCAAACATAAGGGTAATCCTTTGTAGGTTTTCCTTTTCCCATCGGAACAGTTATTGGCAAGGAAAGGTGTGGAGCTAGTTTCGGCAGCCACTTTGCTTCTTTCTCTACTTGAGGCTCATAATGTTTATGGCTAGGCAATCGGACTGCCATTTCCTCCCCCAAATGAAAAGTTCGATTGTCATTTCCTCCATGTTTAACTGGTTTTATTGTCAGATTAGCCCATTTAGGGAATTGAGTATCTACCAGTTCCCCAACGAGTTTAACATCAATATCCATTATCTCACCCTTAATATTAAAATTTTTAACAGTTTTTTTTCAACAATCTGGCCAGATTCTGATTTAAGCGCAATCGCTTATATAGCAATCGCGCCCGATTGGTTAAAATCGCTTCAAATTCAATGACAACAGATCGCCCACGCTACGAAACTGGCAACTTCTTTAGCAAAAAGAAGCCGACTTTGTTGTTGCTGCACTAACGCCCTGTAAAATAGGCGCTCTAATACTTATATCCTCAATATTAGATGTAGCATCAGTAATTTTACAAGTGATTAAATCTTACGAATGTGATGTTAATGGAAATAGAAAATGTCTTGTCCCGTCTTTTAATAACGGACGAACGAACAATTGATCATCACTCTCTGTTATCAACTCTGTATGAATGTTTTTACAATCATAACCTGGCGTGAAATAGAAATTAATAATCTCGATATCAGCAGAAACGATACCATTTAAAATTGAATCTATCTCAACTCTTTTTTTGCTAATCACATCAAAAATATGAAGTAGATTATCCTCTTGTTTAAATATTAAGATCGTTTCTTCCTCTTCGATATAATAAACAGCGCCATTGAATACTAGGATAAAGTAAAACATTAATAGATGTTCATTGTTTTTTACGCCCAATATTGAAGATACAGGTATTCTTTCAGCCGCGAATTCCTTCATCAGTTCGAAATCAACCTTATTATTGACATCTAGCTTGCGCAGGTTGAATTTTTTAGCCTTTTTCTTTTTCAAATCTGAAGTCTTCAAGCTGAAACTACTTTCTTGAACTTGCTCAAAGCCGAACTTAGGGTAAAAGTCTAGCACCGTATCATTGGCGAATAAGTAAATAAAATCATAGTCTTTTTCATATTTTTTAATGATATGATTCGTCAGCTTAGCTGCCAACCCTTGATAACGATAATCTGGATGTGTCATCACCGTACCCAATTGAATTGCGTTATATTCCTTCCCATCAGAGACCACGACCATCTTATTGACAGAAGCATTCGCAATGACTTGATCTCCATCCACATATGAATAACAAATGTAGTTGTCATTCCAACAGCCCTTGTTATACCATTCCTTGAAATCCAATTCAAATACTTGCTTTGCGAGTTCATTAAAGCTTTCCTTATATTTTTCAATCTGCCTGTAGTCACTGATTAATTGATATTCACTCATGATAATTCCTCCATTTGTTATTTTGATTCCTTAAAAAGCCTTCTTTTTTCATCTAGCTCTCCTGCTCATTAACTCAATAAATCATATTCCATTAAATGGACGGATTTTTGAAAACGATCTCATAATTTATACTTTTTAAGTTTATTTTAACACTACCTAAAGCAAAAGTTCGCACGGTAATCTGCATACTCTACCTAAAAATATTTACTACTCTGAAATGGTAAAAATATTTACCATATAAAAAGATTTGGTTCGCATTTTTCCACTAAGAAAGGCACGCCTGTTGATTAGCCGTTTTATTGCATAAGATACTGATAAGGTAGGCTCAAAAGCCTCCATTTGGACTAGTACTTTTCCGGCTCGCTTTCGGATAAAATATTCACGTCAGTTATACCGAAGGACCAGTGTGGCTAGAAGTTACCTGTCGCATACCTACAACTTTAAAGTGAAAATTGCGGTGGCTTGGAAAATAAGAATAGATGACTTTTCACAGAAGTTATGAGTACCCGAAGATACAATTTCGGGTACGCTTGCATTTTCCACAATGCGAACCCTACTTACTTTTAGCAAAATCACGCTTGTCAACATGTGATGTCACACAGATCAAGATATCCAGTAAACTATTGAGAAAGAATTACTGATACATGCTGACTGAAATCATTCAAAAAACACCCCGTAAATGTTAGTTTGTGTCTAACACTTACGGGGCAGTTCAGTCTCCTATTGGGCAAGGGCTTACATACTTATCGCTATTAAGAACCGATTTCACGATCTAACTGCTTCAAAAAACCTTCCATATAGTCATGTCGCTGCTCCGCGAGTCGCTTTCCTTCTTCAGTCACCATCAAATCTTTTAACAGCAACAACTTTTCATAGAAATGCGTAACGGATGCCGTTTCCTTGCTACGGTATTCTATTTCAGACATATTATTACGAACCATCTCGTCTGTATCGTACAGCTTCCTTCCCCTTGCACCACCAAACGCAAATGTACGTGCAATACCAACAGCACCGATTGCATCAAGCCGATCTGCATCGCGAACAATCGCTCCATCGATAGACTTGATGTCCAACGCATTACCACCACTGAATGACACGCTTTCAATACACGCTAACACCTTTTCAGATAATTCATCATTAACACCAATCGCCTGTAAGATTTCCAACACAGATGGATTGTCGTCTGATTTATATTTAGCATCCTCGATATCGTGTAACAGGACGGCAAAACGGACGACTTCCTCACTTGCTGAAGGCTCTTTGTCCAAGATTTTCTCCGCATTATTCATGACGCGTTCAATATGGGCAAAATCATGACTTGCATCGAACTTATTGTATATCTCCACGACTATCTGCTTGCATTTTTCTATCATTTCTATCATATAATCACTCCTATAAATAAGTTTTTTTTACGCAAAAGCACGTCTGAATATTTAGGCATATCGTTGACGCACAATGTCGATTCATGTATAGTTAGTAAATCCATGTATCTGATGGGTTGGACATCGAATCGCCGAGGAGGAATTTACATGTACCAGGGAAAAGTCAAATGGTTCAGTAATGATAAAGGCTATGGCTTCATCGAAGCGGATGACGGGGAAGATGTGTTTGTCCACTTTACCGGTATTCTATCAGAGGGCTTTAAAACGCTTGATGAAGGACAGTCCGTATCCTTCGAAATCATCGAAGGGAATCGCGGTCCTCAGGCAGCGAATGTCTTAAAACTTGGAGATGAATGATCGAACACAAAATCCCGCTGACGCAATTTCCAGCGGGATATTATTTTGTGATTTTATTCATTTGCTGACCTAGAAACTGGAGCTGTTCCCCGATTGTACACGTAGTGATACAAAATTTATGCGATTGGGTCTTGCCTTTGTCTTTAGACAGTTGAGTTTTCAGGAAGCAACCTTCGCAATATACATCTAGAATTCCATTGATTTCACTCATAATGATCGCCTTATTCATATATACCTCCGAAAGACACGATGCATTTATTCTAATACTATTTGAACACTGGTGCAACAATCCAAGTAAATCGAGGTGCTAAATAAATGATTGAGTTATACGTAGATGGTGCAAGTGCAGGTAATCCCGGAAAAAGCGGTATTGGGATTTTCATAAAAGGTGAAGGCCATTCAATAAAATTATCCGAAAAAATTGAGCCGACAGATAATCATACGGCCGAATTCCAAGCTCTTTTGCGCGGCATGGAAGAATCGTCTAAACTGACTACTGGCATGGTATCTGCCCGGTCAGATTCCCAAATTGTTGTCATGGCCGTAGAAAAACAATTTGTGAAAAATGAAAATCATAAAGAATACTTAAAAAAAATTCTTGCTATCGCAAACACGTTCGACTTCTTTTTTATTAAATGGATTCCTGATGTAGAAAACCGTGCAGCAGATGCACTTGCAAGAGAGGCTATTCAGAAAAAGGACTGAACAGGCGATTGTCTGTTCAGTCTTTTTTTACCTAAGGTATTCATAAAATCTCATACTGTTAATAAGCTCCAAAAGAAGCAATTTTACGTCTAGACTCCAGCGCCTAACCCATAGCACACACGAAGTGGGTTATGGAGTGGCCGCCTTCCTCTGTCGCTTCAGTCCTTAAGATAAAGGCAAAGAATGCCTTTATCTTAAGCCCCTTCGACGTACAGGACGTACTCGTGTCGACTTCGCCACAAGACATGGCGAATTTAAGTCGACCAGAGATTTTCCGGATTCACCAAGGCGCTTGCGCTTTTCTTGTTAGGCTTTCATAAAAGTAACTGTGTTCTCTGCTAGATTATACAGTACCCATTCTCGATCACTGACGACCGCTCCGACATTGATGAGAACTTTTTCACCACTTACATCATAGGGAATTCCAAATCTAATCTCTTCATTAATACCATTTTTGGACAGCCCGGACATATGACTATGGCCATAAAACACAGGGGATTCATTCACCTCCGCATGTATTAGTGCCCACGGTTCCCCTCCCCATTCCCACTGATGACCATGGATGATTTTAGCAGTGGCGATGTTAACTGTTTCAGGCATCCTATCCAGTTTTCCTCGAAGCAAATCATCCGTTTCCGTGATCATCAAAATCCGGTCTTCTTGATTGCCACTAACCGATTGAAATGTTAACAGTTCAACAAACCCTTCTGGAATGATCATAACGTCTGCGAGATTTACAAATTTCTTGTCCGTAATCTTTTTTTTACTGATTGTGCATTCGAACAAATCTCCCGTCCCTACACGGATTGCTTCTGGAAATTTCTCGTTAATATCTGCGAGTACTTTTTCTAAATCCTCTTTAGAGGAATGTATGTCTCCTAGCAGTGCATAATACATTTTTATTGCCTCCTAAATGTTGTGCTAATGGGGTGATTAGTCTTTCTCGACTTTAACCCCATCTTTTGAAATCCAGTCGCTATAACTTCCGACATACAAGCGTGTACTTTCATAGCCATTGTGCTTAAGCATCGCGTAAAGTGGCGCCGCCGTCACACCGCTTCCACAATAGACCGTTACCTCTTCTGCGGGATTAACAACATCGCGCAATTGCTCTTTGACGACCTCATCCAAATTGAAGACACCTTCTTTTTTCAGACGTTCCCAGTCAAAATTTAGTGCTCCAGGAATCCGGCCTGCAATCGGATCGAGTGGTTCTGTTTCCCCACGGTACCGTTCCACTGAGCGGGCGTCTAAAAGGATGCTTGCTGTTTCTCCAGCGACAGTATCTTCAACGAATTGTCTCGGTGCATAGATTTTTTCATTCCACTCAGGTGATACTGAAGTTCTAAGCGGTTGTGGCTTTTCACCGTTCACAGGAACACCAGTTTCTTTAATTTTGCCGAATCCCTCATGCGCAATAAACGAATTTTCAAATCCAGCATACTGCAATAACCACCACGCCCGTGCTGCAAATGGACTGCCACCATCATCATAAACGACTAGTTGGTCATCGAGTGAGAGTCCGCTGTTTCTGAAAAGTTCCGTCAATGCTTCCTTAGCCGGGATAGGATGCCTACCTTGTGATTTGGTCATATCAGACAAATCATGGTCCAAATTCCAGTAAACGG
This window encodes:
- a CDS encoding GNAT family N-acetyltransferase; its protein translation is MSEYQLISDYRQIEKYKESFNELAKQVFELDFKEWYNKGCWNDNYICYSYVDGDQVIANASVNKMVVVSDGKEYNAIQLGTVMTHPDYRYQGLAAKLTNHIIKKYEKDYDFIYLFANDTVLDFYPKFGFEQVQESSFSLKTSDLKKKKAKKFNLRKLDVNNKVDFELMKEFAAERIPVSSILGVKNNEHLLMFYFILVFNGAVYYIEEEETILIFKQEDNLLHIFDVISKKRVEIDSILNGIVSADIEIINFYFTPGYDCKNIHTELITESDDQLFVRPLLKDGTRHFLFPLTSHS
- a CDS encoding HD domain-containing protein; its protein translation is MIEMIEKCKQIVVEIYNKFDASHDFAHIERVMNNAEKILDKEPSASEEVVRFAVLLHDIEDAKYKSDDNPSVLEILQAIGVNDELSEKVLACIESVSFSGGNALDIKSIDGAIVRDADRLDAIGAVGIARTFAFGGARGRKLYDTDEMVRNNMSEIEYRSKETASVTHFYEKLLLLKDLMVTEEGKRLAEQRHDYMEGFLKQLDREIGS
- a CDS encoding cold-shock protein gives rise to the protein MYQGKVKWFSNDKGYGFIEADDGEDVFVHFTGILSEGFKTLDEGQSVSFEIIEGNRGPQAANVLKLGDE
- a CDS encoding zinc-finger domain-containing protein — its product is MNKAIIMSEINGILDVYCEGCFLKTQLSKDKGKTQSHKFCITTCTIGEQLQFLGQQMNKITK
- a CDS encoding ribonuclease HI family protein, translating into MIELYVDGASAGNPGKSGIGIFIKGEGHSIKLSEKIEPTDNHTAEFQALLRGMEESSKLTTGMVSARSDSQIVVMAVEKQFVKNENHKEYLKKILAIANTFDFFFIKWIPDVENRAADALAREAIQKKD
- a CDS encoding metallophosphoesterase family protein, with translation MYYALLGDIHSSKEDLEKVLADINEKFPEAIRVGTGDLFECTISKKKITDKKFVNLADVMIIPEGFVELLTFQSVSGNQEDRILMITETDDLLRGKLDRMPETVNIATAKIIHGHQWEWGGEPWALIHAEVNESPVFYGHSHMSGLSKNGINEEIRFGIPYDVSGEKVLINVGAVVSDREWVLYNLAENTVTFMKA
- a CDS encoding sulfurtransferase, encoding MAKVFVSVKDIDFDKTKWIDARFSLQDAGEGQRKYEESHVTGAVYWNLDHDLSDMTKSQGRHPIPAKEALTELFRNSGLSLDDQLVVYDDGGSPFAARAWWLLQYAGFENSFIAHEGFGKIKETGVPVNGEKPQPLRTSVSPEWNEKIYAPRQFVEDTVAGETASILLDARSVERYRGETEPLDPIAGRIPGALNFDWERLKKEGVFNLDEVVKEQLRDVVNPAEEVTVYCGSGVTAAPLYAMLKHNGYESTRLYVGSYSDWISKDGVKVEKD